Proteins encoded by one window of Cylindrospermum stagnale PCC 7417:
- the psbQ gene encoding photosystem II protein PsbQ — protein MVRQRSILSLLLVLLTTFLISCGSPSAAVAPPTYTAAQLEQIQEYIPEIQAVRDRSKELENLIQKNQWIKVGNFIHGPITEARLTMTYVIPSLLPKDQTTARQITRDFLNHLVKIDQAATAGNTQLALSSYQDAYADIDKFLQLLPKTSS, from the coding sequence ATGGTGCGTCAACGCTCTATTTTGTCACTGCTTCTAGTATTATTGACAACATTTCTGATCAGTTGTGGCAGTCCTAGCGCCGCAGTTGCACCTCCCACCTACACAGCGGCTCAATTAGAGCAAATTCAGGAATACATTCCTGAAATTCAGGCTGTGCGCGATCGCTCAAAAGAACTGGAAAACCTGATTCAAAAGAATCAATGGATTAAGGTGGGTAATTTTATCCACGGACCCATAACCGAAGCAAGGTTGACCATGACCTATGTCATCCCCAGCCTGTTACCCAAAGACCAAACCACAGCGCGTCAGATAACGCGGGATTTCTTGAACCACCTGGTTAAAATCGATCAAGCAGCTACTGCCGGCAATACTCAACTGGCCTTGAGTAGCTACCAAGATGCTTATGCAGACATTGACAAATTTCTGCAACTGCTGCCTAAAACTAGCAGTTAA
- a CDS encoding NAD(P)/FAD-dependent oxidoreductase, protein MNVVIIGCGVIGAAIAYNLSQVQGFKITVFDQQPPAKASTGAALGVLMGVISQKIKGKAWQMRQTSIQRYETLIPELEALTGRQIPFNRQGILMLLPENSDPSLPLESGVGGISPWEKLREIRQSQGWQLEIWDIAKLKNICPQVNHAKITGAVYSPQDRQLDPTALTLALVEAAQHNGVTFKFGVTVLDAQTPEISPQLQTIETTEGKVTADWFIVAAGLGSTPLTAKLNYKVDIRPVLGQALHLSLGHPLGNSDFQPAITGNDVHIVPVGGGDYWVGATVEFPSNGDEILPDSELLESVKQQAIAFCPELAQATIIRTWSGLRPRPEGRPAPVIGKLPGFNNVLLATAHYRNGVLLAPATADAIRELLQDSSSLSTSA, encoded by the coding sequence ATGAATGTAGTTATCATTGGTTGTGGTGTAATTGGCGCAGCGATCGCATACAATCTCAGCCAAGTTCAAGGATTCAAGATCACAGTTTTCGACCAACAACCACCAGCAAAAGCTTCCACAGGCGCTGCACTAGGCGTTTTGATGGGCGTAATCAGCCAGAAAATCAAGGGTAAAGCTTGGCAGATGCGCCAGACTAGCATCCAACGCTATGAAACCCTGATTCCCGAACTAGAAGCTTTAACCGGTCGGCAAATCCCTTTCAATCGCCAAGGAATCCTCATGCTTTTGCCTGAAAATTCAGACCCCTCCTTGCCCTTAGAAAGTGGGGTTGGGGGGATCTCCCCATGGGAAAAGCTGCGGGAAATTCGTCAATCTCAAGGTTGGCAGTTGGAAATTTGGGATATTGCCAAACTCAAAAATATTTGTCCTCAAGTCAATCACGCCAAAATTACTGGCGCTGTCTATTCTCCTCAAGACCGCCAACTTGATCCTACAGCCCTAACATTAGCTTTAGTGGAGGCTGCCCAACACAATGGCGTAACTTTCAAATTCGGCGTGACTGTATTGGATGCCCAAACCCCGGAAATTTCCCCTCAACTTCAAACTATTGAGACTACAGAGGGAAAAGTTACCGCAGACTGGTTTATAGTCGCTGCCGGGCTAGGTTCAACGCCACTGACGGCCAAATTAAATTATAAAGTTGATATTCGCCCTGTTTTGGGGCAAGCGTTACACCTCAGCTTAGGGCATCCATTAGGAAATTCTGACTTTCAACCAGCGATTACTGGTAACGATGTCCATATTGTGCCTGTGGGCGGCGGTGATTACTGGGTGGGTGCAACGGTGGAGTTTCCCAGTAATGGGGATGAGATATTGCCAGATAGTGAATTACTGGAATCTGTCAAACAACAAGCGATCGCCTTTTGCCCAGAATTAGCCCAAGCAACCATTATCCGCACTTGGTCAGGATTACGTCCCCGCCCCGAAGGACGCCCCGCCCCAGTAATTGGTAAGCTACCAGGGTTTAATAATGTTCTCCTAGCTACTGCACACTATCGCAACGGTGTTTTACTCGCACCTGCAACAGCCGATGCCATTCGTGAATTATTGCAAGATAGTTCTTCCTTATCAACTTCAGCATAA
- a CDS encoding alpha/beta fold hydrolase has protein sequence MSIKEQKITVDSLEWFYREAPAIGQTDLLPVLLLHGIVSQSYSWRNILPSLAAQGTRAIAPDWIGYGFSAQPEKRDFAYTPDAFITALAGFVKAVELERFSLVVQGYLGSVGLQYALRHPEQIANIAILNTPITTSAKLPWKIQQLGLPLAGEVMTQDPLLVDRTLEGGTRYRIEDKDLDIYRKPYLKSSASGRGLLATVRNLQLFPAMTEIETGFKQWQQPILIQWGMIDPWLSVDIAEKFAKNAPNAELIKLNNVGHYPQEHYHETILQDLLPFVRRAESS, from the coding sequence GTGTCAATTAAAGAACAAAAAATAACCGTAGATTCACTAGAATGGTTTTATCGCGAAGCTCCAGCAATTGGTCAAACAGACTTGCTGCCTGTGTTACTACTACACGGTATAGTTTCGCAAAGTTATAGCTGGAGAAATATTCTCCCAAGTTTAGCAGCACAAGGAACAAGAGCGATCGCACCCGATTGGATTGGTTATGGTTTTTCTGCACAACCAGAAAAACGCGATTTTGCTTATACCCCCGATGCATTTATCACAGCATTAGCCGGATTTGTCAAAGCAGTAGAACTAGAACGTTTTTCCTTAGTTGTGCAAGGATATTTAGGTTCCGTAGGGTTACAATATGCCTTGCGTCACCCCGAACAAATAGCCAACATAGCGATTTTAAATACACCAATTACCACCAGTGCCAAATTACCCTGGAAAATCCAACAACTGGGGTTACCTTTAGCAGGTGAAGTCATGACTCAAGACCCCCTATTAGTAGACAGAACATTAGAAGGTGGTACTCGTTACCGCATAGAAGATAAAGATTTAGATATTTATCGCAAACCATATTTGAAAAGTTCAGCATCAGGACGCGGCTTGTTAGCAACCGTTCGCAATTTGCAACTTTTTCCAGCAATGACAGAAATTGAAACTGGCTTTAAACAATGGCAACAACCAATTCTGATTCAATGGGGAATGATTGACCCTTGGTTATCTGTAGATATAGCCGAAAAATTTGCCAAAAATGCACCAAATGCCGAATTAATAAAACTTAATAACGTCGGGCATTACCCCCAAGAACACTACCACGAAACAATTCTACAAGACCTTTTGCCCTTTGTGCGTCGCGCTGAATCTAGTTGA
- a CDS encoding SRPBCC family protein, which yields MVDKLTRHCILFMKITTIAEIMIKADIEDVFDSSTDDQNLPRYFTGYKLIPAIVSARTTDSLPLHQGSKRIITNRDGSEIVELITALKRPAIQEYKLIQGFKPPFSLLVDSAAGRWLYTSGDSGTRIVWNFEFKMKNYLAYLFFLVAVKMAFQKAQVICLENLKSFLESPKADEQVFPS from the coding sequence TTGGTAGATAAATTAACAAGACACTGCATACTTTTTATGAAAATAACAACTATCGCAGAAATAATGATCAAAGCCGACATAGAAGATGTGTTTGACAGTTCAACGGACGATCAAAATTTACCTAGATATTTCACTGGTTATAAATTAATTCCGGCAATTGTCAGTGCTAGAACCACAGATAGTTTACCTCTTCATCAAGGGAGCAAAAGAATTATTACTAATAGGGATGGTTCAGAAATTGTAGAATTAATTACTGCCCTAAAACGACCAGCAATTCAAGAGTACAAATTAATTCAGGGGTTTAAACCTCCTTTTTCTTTGTTAGTAGATTCTGCTGCTGGAAGATGGTTATATACAAGTGGAGATTCAGGCACAAGAATTGTCTGGAATTTTGAATTTAAAATGAAAAATTATCTAGCATACTTGTTTTTCCTTGTAGCAGTAAAAATGGCATTCCAAAAAGCTCAGGTAATTTGTTTAGAGAATCTCAAAAGCTTCCTTGAAAGTCCAAAAGCTGATGAGCAAGTTTTTCCCAGCTAG
- the hemJ gene encoding protoporphyrinogen oxidase HemJ: MAYSWFKAFHIVGFVVWFAGLFYLVRLFIYHVEANQEPEPARTILKNQYQIMEKRLYGIITNPGMYVTIAMALGIISTEPDILKEPWLHFKLLFVAVLIGYHHYCARLMKQLAADECRWSGQHLRALNEAPTLMLVVIVMLAVFKNNLPTDLTAWLIFGLVVFMAVSIQLYAKIRRRNKEKQLEQLNQVPQA; this comes from the coding sequence ATGGCTTATTCCTGGTTTAAAGCATTTCACATTGTTGGCTTTGTAGTTTGGTTCGCTGGGTTATTTTATTTAGTGCGTCTGTTTATCTACCATGTAGAGGCTAACCAAGAACCGGAACCCGCAAGAACGATACTGAAAAACCAGTATCAGATTATGGAAAAGCGGCTTTACGGCATCATTACCAACCCAGGAATGTATGTCACTATTGCAATGGCGCTGGGCATCATCTCCACAGAACCGGATATTTTAAAAGAACCCTGGCTACATTTCAAACTATTGTTTGTTGCCGTTTTAATTGGTTATCATCATTACTGCGCTCGTCTGATGAAGCAGTTAGCAGCAGATGAATGCCGCTGGAGTGGTCAACATTTGCGTGCTCTAAATGAAGCGCCTACACTGATGTTAGTGGTGATTGTGATGTTGGCTGTGTTTAAGAATAACTTGCCTACAGACCTCACCGCATGGTTAATTTTTGGTTTAGTTGTTTTTATGGCTGTCAGCATTCAGCTTTATGCCAAAATCCGCAGACGCAACAAAGAAAAGCAGTTAGAACAATTAAATCAAGTTCCCCAAGCCTAA
- a CDS encoding SUMF1/EgtB/PvdO family nonheme iron enzyme produces MANWAIAIGINKYSNLKPLEYAKGDAEGMGDWFSKEGRFDEVFLFTEDSPPIPATPASIETQPTFGHLRRFLRAQFDEPLLQPGDNLWFFFAGHGQRHADCDYLMLSDSDPGDPEHTAISVDFVTQRLRRCGADNVVLFLDACRNEGSRSGVGIGGEHQGVITFYSCSSQQKSWEIEQLQHGSFTYALLEGLRINGEGNCATVERLQEYLKWRVPAINQQHGKIQQNPYAVAEPATKLHLILLPQHATLTDILQLKNDAFQAESQGNWELAKQLWMRVNVAARGSDWQVIEAFSRISQRQGISSSFPQPEPVKSPVGGRSVQPETPPTQENKLQIFQFEVVTVNAEGREVKRENCQAKYFTEYLGNNVTLDMISIPGGNFLMGSPENEEGYHVSQSPQHRVTIQPFFMGKYPVTQAQWERVAALPKVKIDLDSNPSNFKGANRPVEQVSWHDAQEFCARLKKHTGKIYRLPSEAEWEYACRAGTATPFYFGDTITTNLANYNGNYTYKSSAKGVYREETTDLGIFPANAFGLYDMHGNIWEWCQGGWHENYINSPTDGSAWQGENDNRRLLRGGSWDFNPRVCRSAARGRNAPDNRYYNFGFRVVCFSPARIL; encoded by the coding sequence ATGGCTAATTGGGCGATCGCAATTGGGATAAATAAATATAGCAACCTTAAGCCCCTAGAATACGCCAAGGGCGATGCTGAGGGAATGGGTGATTGGTTTAGCAAGGAAGGAAGGTTTGATGAGGTTTTCCTGTTTACAGAAGATTCCCCACCCATTCCAGCCACACCTGCGTCTATTGAAACTCAACCAACCTTTGGACACTTGCGGCGTTTTTTAAGAGCGCAATTTGACGAACCGCTGTTACAACCAGGGGATAACCTGTGGTTTTTCTTTGCCGGTCATGGCCAGCGTCATGCAGACTGCGACTACTTAATGCTATCGGATAGCGACCCCGGTGATCCAGAGCATACCGCTATCTCTGTGGATTTTGTCACCCAACGATTACGCCGCTGTGGTGCTGATAATGTAGTATTATTTTTAGATGCCTGTCGAAACGAAGGAAGTAGAAGCGGTGTAGGTATTGGCGGAGAGCATCAAGGAGTAATTACCTTTTATTCTTGCAGTTCTCAGCAAAAGTCTTGGGAAATTGAGCAATTACAACATGGTTCTTTTACCTACGCTTTGTTAGAAGGGTTAAGAATCAATGGTGAAGGGAACTGTGCAACGGTCGAAAGGTTGCAGGAATATTTAAAATGGCGAGTTCCTGCTATTAATCAACAGCACGGGAAAATACAGCAGAATCCTTATGCTGTAGCTGAACCTGCCACCAAGTTACACTTAATTTTATTACCGCAGCACGCCACTTTAACGGATATTCTTCAACTTAAAAATGATGCTTTTCAAGCGGAATCACAAGGAAATTGGGAATTAGCCAAACAGCTATGGATGCGAGTGAATGTAGCTGCTAGAGGTTCTGATTGGCAGGTAATTGAAGCATTTTCGAGAATTTCTCAGCGACAAGGAATTTCTTCTTCATTTCCTCAACCTGAACCTGTAAAATCGCCTGTAGGAGGTAGGTCTGTACAGCCTGAAACCCCACCAACTCAGGAAAACAAATTACAAATTTTTCAGTTTGAGGTGGTGACTGTAAATGCTGAAGGTCGAGAAGTAAAAAGAGAAAATTGCCAAGCCAAATATTTTACTGAATATTTAGGAAACAATGTCACTTTAGACATGATTTCTATCCCTGGGGGAAATTTTTTGATGGGTTCACCAGAAAATGAGGAAGGATACCATGTTTCTCAAAGTCCCCAACATCGAGTTACTATTCAACCCTTTTTCATGGGGAAATATCCTGTTACTCAAGCACAGTGGGAAAGGGTAGCAGCTTTACCAAAAGTAAAAATTGATTTAGACTCCAACCCATCTAACTTCAAAGGTGCTAACCGACCAGTTGAGCAAGTATCATGGCATGATGCCCAGGAATTTTGTGCTAGATTGAAAAAGCATACAGGTAAAATATATCGCTTGCCTAGCGAAGCCGAATGGGAATATGCCTGTAGAGCCGGAACTGCTACCCCCTTTTATTTTGGTGACACAATCACCACAAATCTAGCCAATTACAACGGGAACTACACATACAAATCCAGTGCCAAGGGCGTGTATCGTGAAGAAACAACTGATTTGGGAATTTTCCCAGCAAATGCTTTCGGTTTATACGATATGCATGGTAATATATGGGAATGGTGCCAAGGTGGGTGGCACGAAAATTATATAAATTCGCCAACAGACGGTAGCGCTTGGCAAGGTGAGAATGATAATCGTCGGCTGCTGCGCGGTGGTTCGTGGGACTTCAATCCGAGGGTCTGCCGTTCTGCGGCTCGTGGCAGGAACGCGCCGGACAATAGGTACTACAACTTCGGTTTTCGGGTGGTTTGTTTTTCCCCCGCGAGGATTTTGTAG
- a CDS encoding Pepco domain-containing protein → MSEEISTPKTIWIVTEEVAETSTTTREISTITGDRGGVDRGGIIGRRTAEEEIIITKEKDKVVITRRKALEVNQLKLQMKGFLQAMREMLDEADEPDSKIQLDEVEVAVEINGEGQFSLLGVGGKAGGKGSMTFKFKRK, encoded by the coding sequence ATGTCAGAAGAAATTTCTACCCCAAAAACAATCTGGATTGTTACAGAAGAAGTAGCTGAAACCTCAACTACTACTAGGGAAATATCAACGATTACTGGTGATAGAGGCGGTGTTGATAGAGGGGGAATCATCGGACGTAGAACGGCTGAAGAAGAAATAATTATTACTAAAGAAAAAGACAAAGTAGTAATTACCAGGCGCAAGGCTTTAGAGGTAAATCAACTCAAGCTGCAAATGAAGGGATTTCTGCAAGCAATGCGAGAAATGCTAGATGAAGCTGACGAACCTGATTCTAAAATTCAGCTTGATGAAGTGGAAGTAGCAGTAGAAATCAACGGCGAAGGACAATTTAGCTTACTGGGAGTTGGTGGTAAAGCGGGCGGTAAAGGAAGCATGACTTTTAAATTCAAGCGCAAATAA
- a CDS encoding peptidoglycan-binding domain-containing protein has protein sequence MQTAVETQQPILQVGFAGLAVKELQKLLLQRVSDIEGLKVDGIFGEITKLAVQVFQYRVFLKNDGIVEQNTWQALYTGQRQDLPELSRGSYGSEVARVQKLLKLSQVAQQELGVRGYYFGAVDSNFGAKTEVAVKIFQQEQKLVVNGVIGPETWKALMELAVRVQPH, from the coding sequence ATGCAAACCGCAGTCGAAACCCAGCAACCTATCTTACAAGTTGGTTTTGCTGGGCTTGCAGTCAAAGAGTTACAAAAGCTTTTACTACAAAGAGTCAGTGATATTGAAGGTCTAAAGGTTGATGGCATATTTGGCGAAATAACTAAACTTGCTGTTCAAGTTTTTCAGTATCGGGTTTTCCTCAAGAATGATGGCATTGTTGAGCAAAATACTTGGCAAGCGCTCTACACTGGTCAACGCCAAGATTTACCCGAATTAAGTCGTGGTAGTTACGGTAGTGAGGTTGCCAGGGTTCAAAAACTTCTCAAATTGAGTCAAGTTGCTCAACAAGAGTTGGGCGTGAGAGGTTACTATTTTGGGGCAGTCGATAGCAACTTCGGTGCCAAAACTGAAGTGGCTGTCAAAATCTTCCAACAGGAGCAAAAACTTGTGGTAAATGGGGTAATTGGCCCTGAAACCTGGAAAGCTTTGATGGAACTTGCTGTCAGAGTTCAGCCACATTAG
- a CDS encoding M16 family metallopeptidase yields the protein MKIRSYMLIGLCLSLLLSILPFSGEITNAVTPAAVAPALGVSFTQGVQKTVLDNNLTVLTKEVHTAPVVSVQVWYKVGSRNEGPGINGISHQLEHLMFKGTTDRPVQFGRLFSALGSQFNAFTSYDETAYFGTVQRDKLDALLILESDRMKNALINPEQLASEKRVVISELQGYENSPGYRLDRAVMRAAFPNHPYGLPVGGTKADVEKFTLEQVRNYYQTYYSPENATLVVTGDFDTKSLLKVVKDTFGKVPQRAKTPTVKASVTATAATPKKPILLKQPGSTAILQAVYPLPDINHPDVPAIDVMDAILTGGRSSRLYQAVVESGLASSVSGGAAELIEPGWYEINATAAPGQELSKIDQVIQATLANLQQQPVTSEELERAKTQLQASFVLGNQDITSQASQLGYNQTTAGDYHFIEKYLAAIANVTPADVQRVAKTYLNPAKKTVGFFEPTQADGKPGTSSAGADRTVENFSPGKPVDPAELAKYLPPPTSTTDSSKQTLPEQFTLNNGLQVLLLPDSSLPVVNLSGQIDAGNEFDGNQKAGLANLTANNLINGTQTKDALTLAKTLEDRGADLEFAANREGVDISAQGLSVNLPILIQTLADVLQHATFPADQLELSRQRALTSLKYQLDDPRGLGRRVFQQAIYPENHPFHSFPTSESLKSITRDDLRRFYQEHYRPDTTTLTLVGDFNPVEVKALLNQEFGKWSATGKPPVLNLPSVQIPATLTRLNPVIPGKAEAVTYLGYNGISRKDPRYYAALVLNQILGGDTLSSRLGTEIRDRLGLTYGIYSGFAAGINPGPFLIQMQTAPGDSQKAIASTIALLQQLRDQGVTEAEFNTAKRSITNSYPVDLANPSEVASIILNNAVLGLSPAEIREFPNRIQAVTMAQVQQVIKQLIKPENLVIVTAGPGDTLPKSN from the coding sequence ATGAAAATACGTTCATATATGCTTATTGGGTTGTGCCTCAGTCTCCTCCTCAGTATTTTGCCATTTTCCGGCGAAATCACCAATGCAGTCACACCCGCAGCAGTCGCACCCGCTCTTGGTGTCTCTTTCACTCAAGGGGTGCAAAAAACAGTATTAGACAATAATTTAACAGTACTCACTAAAGAAGTACATACCGCTCCTGTGGTGAGTGTGCAGGTTTGGTATAAGGTTGGTTCCCGCAATGAAGGACCGGGAATTAACGGCATTTCTCACCAATTGGAACATTTGATGTTTAAGGGGACTACTGACCGTCCGGTGCAATTTGGGCGGTTGTTTAGTGCTTTGGGTAGTCAGTTCAATGCTTTTACTAGCTATGATGAAACGGCTTATTTTGGCACGGTGCAGCGAGATAAATTAGATGCGCTGCTGATACTGGAAAGCGATCGCATGAAAAATGCTTTAATTAATCCTGAGCAACTGGCAAGCGAGAAGCGGGTGGTGATCTCGGAGTTGCAAGGCTATGAGAATTCACCAGGCTATCGTTTAGATCGCGCAGTCATGCGAGCGGCTTTTCCTAACCACCCCTACGGTTTACCAGTGGGAGGCACAAAAGCTGATGTGGAGAAATTTACATTGGAGCAGGTGCGGAATTATTACCAAACCTATTACAGCCCAGAAAACGCCACTTTGGTAGTTACGGGGGACTTTGACACAAAATCCCTACTAAAAGTTGTCAAAGACACTTTTGGGAAAGTGCCACAACGAGCTAAAACACCAACTGTTAAAGCTTCTGTAACTGCAACTGCTGCGACTCCGAAAAAGCCAATCTTGCTGAAACAGCCGGGAAGTACTGCAATACTCCAAGCTGTCTATCCCCTCCCTGATATTAACCATCCTGATGTCCCAGCAATCGATGTGATGGATGCCATTCTCACAGGTGGACGCAGTTCGCGACTTTATCAAGCTGTGGTGGAATCTGGACTCGCTAGTTCAGTTAGTGGTGGTGCAGCTGAACTGATCGAACCGGGTTGGTATGAAATTAATGCCACTGCGGCTCCTGGTCAAGAGTTAAGCAAGATTGACCAGGTAATTCAGGCAACTTTGGCAAACCTGCAACAGCAACCAGTCACTTCGGAAGAATTAGAGCGAGCAAAAACACAACTGCAAGCTTCTTTCGTCCTGGGAAATCAGGATATTACCAGTCAAGCTAGTCAATTGGGGTATAACCAAACGACTGCTGGAGATTATCATTTTATCGAAAAGTATTTAGCGGCGATCGCCAATGTTACCCCAGCAGATGTACAGCGAGTAGCTAAAACTTACCTCAACCCTGCCAAAAAAACCGTCGGTTTCTTTGAACCAACCCAAGCAGACGGTAAACCAGGCACTTCCAGCGCTGGTGCTGATCGGACTGTAGAAAATTTTAGCCCTGGTAAGCCTGTAGACCCAGCAGAACTTGCTAAATATCTACCACCCCCCACATCAACTACAGATAGCAGCAAACAAACTTTACCAGAGCAATTTACCCTGAATAATGGCTTGCAGGTGCTGCTATTACCTGACTCTAGTCTCCCCGTCGTTAACCTCAGCGGGCAAATTGACGCCGGCAATGAGTTTGATGGTAATCAAAAAGCTGGATTAGCAAACTTAACTGCTAACAACTTAATCAATGGGACACAGACTAAAGATGCTTTGACTTTAGCGAAAACCTTAGAAGACCGAGGAGCCGATTTAGAATTCGCTGCAAATCGGGAAGGAGTTGATATTAGCGCTCAGGGACTGTCAGTCAACTTACCGATATTAATCCAAACCCTGGCAGATGTGTTGCAACACGCCACTTTCCCCGCTGACCAGTTGGAATTGAGTCGTCAGCGGGCCTTGACGAGTCTCAAATATCAGCTAGATGACCCCAGAGGACTGGGAAGACGGGTATTTCAGCAAGCAATTTACCCAGAAAATCATCCCTTTCATAGCTTTCCTACTAGCGAGAGTTTAAAGAGTATTACTCGCGATGATTTGCGGCGCTTCTACCAAGAACACTATCGACCGGATACTACAACGCTCACCCTGGTGGGAGATTTTAATCCTGTTGAGGTGAAAGCTTTGCTCAATCAGGAATTCGGCAAATGGTCAGCCACGGGTAAACCGCCAGTTCTCAACTTGCCTTCCGTGCAAATTCCGGCAACTTTGACACGCCTGAATCCCGTGATTCCCGGTAAGGCAGAAGCTGTTACCTATCTCGGTTACAATGGCATTTCCCGCAAAGATCCACGCTACTATGCGGCATTGGTGCTGAATCAGATTTTGGGTGGTGATACTTTATCGAGTCGCTTGGGTACAGAAATTCGCGATCGCCTGGGTTTGACTTACGGTATATATAGTGGGTTTGCTGCGGGAATCAATCCTGGCCCGTTCTTGATTCAGATGCAAACAGCACCAGGAGATAGTCAAAAAGCGATCGCCAGCACGATCGCTTTACTCCAACAGTTACGAGACCAAGGCGTCACCGAGGCAGAATTCAACACAGCAAAACGCTCAATTACCAACAGCTATCCTGTGGATTTAGCTAATCCCAGTGAAGTAGCTAGCATCATTTTGAACAATGCTGTCTTGGGGCTTTCTCCAGCGGAAATTCGCGAATTTCCCAACCGCATTCAAGCAGTGACTATGGCTCAGGTGCAACAGGTAATCAAGCAGTTAATTAAGCCTGAGAATCTGGTGATTGTTACCGCCGGTCCTGGAGATACTTTACCTAAAAGCAACTGA